The sequence below is a genomic window from Flagellimonas marinaquae.
GCTTGAGTAGCTACTTTTGCCCAAAGAGGAATCCAACCTTCACTGCCTGCTCCTTTTACAAAAGTAGTACCGGACAAGTCCGTATCGTAAAACCAACCATCTTCTGTATTGTAAAACTGTGATTGAATTTTCGATTTCAGCATCTCCGCTTCGGCTATATAAGTTTCATGATCTGATGATTTACCTATGACCTTTGCCAGTTCTGCTAGGTATATTTTTTCTGCATACAAGTAGGCATTAAGGTCAACACTTTCTTGGTTCATGGAATATGCACCTTCTCCGTTTTTTACCATTTGGGTCGCATCGAACCTAATGGCATTATCCATACCGCTTTCCCATTTTGCCGCTAGTACCGTCCCGTCCGTAGAACCGTATTCGCATATACCGTCTTGGTCATGATCTCTTTTGTTGTACCACCATTGATGATATTTTTTTAGTTTGGGATACATTTCTTTTAAAAATCCCTTATCCTGGTCCTTTTTAAATACTTTGTATACCGCCCAAGCAGATAATGGTGGTTTGGTATCTCTTAGATTATGGGGCTCAATTGTGGTATCCCTATAAACACAATCTATGATAAAGCCATCTTCTAATTGAAAGTCGTACATCGCTCTTATTTGTTCCTTGGCCAATTCCGGGTTAAAATAGGAAAGTCCGGCCGCATGTTTCCAAGAATCCCAAGACCAAAATCCATGGAACCATTCGTAATGGTAACTGGGAAAAAGGCCTTGGTGCCGCAATTCACCTGCTGGCACACGCCAATTGTTCTGAAGCGTTAACAAAGTTTTGGCCAATACCTCTGCATATCGATCATCTTTGAATTTCGTATCGGTATTTTGGAATAGGGTATCCAATTGGTTTTCTTTTTCCCTGATCCGATCTTGGAGAACGGTATCAAAATTTATTTTATCCAATTCTTTATTTTCCTTTATTGGATCATATTCTGGAAAAATAAAGCTTTGTGCCACAATAGATTCGTTAGAAGTTTGAGGTTCTAAGATTAAATGTTGTTCCATGCTAGTATAGCTTAGGCTTCTTACTTCCTTTAGTTTGGTGTTGGAGTCTAAAAAACGGATATACCCTTTTGCGTTACTATGCTCAGATGTTAATTGGAGGCCTTGATCCGTAGTGGAAAACACAATACCATTGGCAAATAGGTTACCTGTGTAGCGTAGGTTTAAAGCGATAGGTTTTTGTGACACATTAGTTATTCTGGTCTGTTGAACAGCCGTATGCGGAGAAAGGTAAACCAGTTTTTGAACAATTGCCAGTTCCCTATCCTTAAATTGCTGCTCCAAATGGCTGGCATAGCTATTCTGAATGGTTTCAGTTGGATTCCACCTGTTGCCATCCGCTAAAATAACCTCTAATTGCGCCAGAGAATTTCCAGACCAGACACCATTTTGTTGGGTCATTAAAAAAGGCCCGGTAAATCCTAATTTATCCGTAACCTTGGATGGAAATCCGTAAGCGAACCAAGCTCCCTGATCCGAGTACATAAGCATATTTCTGGACTCTGGAGTCGTGGGATTCCCTCTAAAATCTAGGATATTCTTGGAAAATCCTATGGTTTTACTATTGGTTGCAGCTGTTTTGGGTTGATGTTCGCAACCCCAAAGCAAAAGAAATACTATGCTGGCCACCGTTAAACCAGAACGACAAAATAATTTATATAAATAGCCCATTGTTGATGATTAAGAAATTAAAACATATCTAATTTTCAACAACAATCTAGTTGTACAAATAAGAAAAAAGGGAAAACAAAAGTGGACGCTGCAAATTAAATAAAATTTTTGAATCTGGTTAAAATCATTATA
It includes:
- a CDS encoding MGH1-like glycoside hydrolase domain-containing protein, producing the protein MGYLYKLFCRSGLTVASIVFLLLWGCEHQPKTAATNSKTIGFSKNILDFRGNPTTPESRNMLMYSDQGAWFAYGFPSKVTDKLGFTGPFLMTQQNGVWSGNSLAQLEVILADGNRWNPTETIQNSYASHLEQQFKDRELAIVQKLVYLSPHTAVQQTRITNVSQKPIALNLRYTGNLFANGIVFSTTDQGLQLTSEHSNAKGYIRFLDSNTKLKEVRSLSYTSMEQHLILEPQTSNESIVAQSFIFPEYDPIKENKELDKINFDTVLQDRIREKENQLDTLFQNTDTKFKDDRYAEVLAKTLLTLQNNWRVPAGELRHQGLFPSYHYEWFHGFWSWDSWKHAAGLSYFNPELAKEQIRAMYDFQLEDGFIIDCVYRDTTIEPHNLRDTKPPLSAWAVYKVFKKDQDKGFLKEMYPKLKKYHQWWYNKRDHDQDGICEYGSTDGTVLAAKWESGMDNAIRFDATQMVKNGEGAYSMNQESVDLNAYLYAEKIYLAELAKVIGKSSDHETYIAEAEMLKSKIQSQFYNTEDGWFYDTDLSGTTFVKGAGSEGWIPLWAKVATQAQATTIKNKMMDPEKFYVKVPFQTMSKDHPKFDPMNGYWRGPNWLDQSYFGVKGLKNYGFEAEAHKATLQILEGAEGVMEKGISIRENYHPLTGKGLYAKNFSWSAAHIIMLLMEE